The Asterias rubens chromosome 16, eAstRub1.3, whole genome shotgun sequence region GTCATGTCCACTGCGCCCCCTTCTTGAAGGCAAGAAGTTGGTGATGCTATTGACTTTCAACCAGCTCCAAAGACAAGATTGACTGAAAGTGCTTTACTTCCCGACCTGAGCTACAGGACCAGTAAACTGTGGGGGGTGGTGGTCAACCGATTCCAGACACTGGGGAATGACTACGAAGGAGATGAAGGTACGGTTAGAAAAGAGGACGTGAGGAATGAAGCAAAGGGGAGAGTTAGCCCAACACTACAGGACAAGTACACTGTGGAGGCAAGGTGGTGGTCAACCGCTTCCAGACACTGGGGCATGATTACAAAGGAGATGAAGGTACGGTTGGAAAAGAGGACGTGAGGAATGAAGCAAAGGGGAGAGTTAGCCGTACCATACATGACCAGTACACTGTTGAGGTGGTGGCCAACTGCTTCCAGACACTGGGGAATGACTACGAAGGAGATGAAGGTACGGTTGGAAAGGAAGACGCGAGGAATGAAGCAAAGGGAAGAGTAAGCCTAACCATACAGGACCATTAACACTGTGGGGGTGCGGTCAACCGTTTCCAGACAGTGGAGAATGTTTACGAAGGAGATGAAGGTACGATTGGAAGGGAGGACGTGAGGAAAAGAAAAGGGGAAAGTGAGCCCAACCATACAGGACCAGTAAACTGTTCCGGGAGTGGTCAACCGCTTCCAGCAATGGAGAATGATTACGAAGGAGATGAAGGTACGGTTGGTAAGGAGGACGTGATGAATGAAGCAAAGGGGAGTTAGCCTAACCATACATAACCAGTACACTGTTGAGGGGGAGGCCGTTCAGTACACCCTCTGCCACTTCACTTCGGATCTGCCTGCCGACTGAAATTACCTCGTCCACATCCATTGCTTCCTTCAAAACTGGTTTGAAGACCCACTTGTTTCTAAAATGATTGTACTGCCTTCTAGGTTTTGGTTACTGTTTagtttaagttttaatttactTATTGTTGTAATATGTTTGCTTAGAACTGCTACTGGCTTCCTTTAAAATCCTAAGACCCACTTGTTTCTTAAATGTTTGTACTGCCTTCCAGGTTTTAGTTACAGTTTGGTTTAAGTTTACTCTATATTGTAGCTTGTTTGCTTAGATTTGCTTCTGGGTGGTCCAGGTTTTAGGGATGGTTCATTTCCAGATTTTTTagtgtgtttttataattgtattgctGGTTTTAATTTCTGAGGTTTGTCAATGATTTATTActtagatttgttttgtttagcctttgattttttgttcttaaatttttatttatgttttcgttattattattgttacttacATTGGCACCATCGCTAAGGTTGTCACCCGGACAGAAACACTTTCTCCCAGATTAGAAGGGCTTCAGagtataaatgaaaaaaagagaGGTAGAAACCAAGAGTTTAATgacttgacgtttcgaccctcgCAAAGTATTCCCCAAAGGCtacatgacaacacaacaaacattaaCAGGCATAAGTGTAACAAGCAATCAAGTGGGAATACATGAATAGAAAGAGGAAGAGAGAGTCCAAAGGAAAGCAGCAATAAGCAAAGGGGGGTTAACAATGCAAAGAGAGACAAAGACGGGGGAGGGAAAGGGGActggtttgaccacaagaagatggaaacacgaAAGACAATATCAAAATAATGCGGGAAGAGGGGAAACAAGTTATTACCAGTAAATGCGGCAGGGTAAACATTGGGACATCTGTGTGTAAAAAAATTTGGCAAACATAAAAGGTTTTTAGCCGTTCCTTTtctggatgttcagaccatggggttgaacgATCTGAATGCGCCTAATATCCACTGGTTCTCTCTATAGACGAAAAGTCCCTGTGTGTTTACCTAGTACCTTATTTGTCCTGTACCATCATGTCAGAAGTAGAGTGATTatgaagattgaagtgatgtcTTACAGCTGTATTCAGCTTTAAAGTGTTGAATGTTGATCTatggccgtagaaacgcctctttGGTGTAGTTCTTGTTGCAACCTTAGATTAATTTACAAGATATGAGATACATGAGATTAGTGAAGTGGGTGTCACGACTCCTTTGTCTAATGGTTGGTACCATCGGTGTTGCTGATGAAGGAGTCCGATTCgctgatgtgttgtctacagacgatgcaGTTGGAAATGTATGAACATTTGAAAGTACCCTGTGGTATATCGAGATTAACAGTATCAATAATGCGAGGGACGTCTGAGCAGATAATGAGATCCCTGAGATTGGGGGCTTAGGGGCCTGAGGGCTTGGGGGGCATCTGTAGGCATCTATGATCGGTtgtttgattaattgattgagtttattcgtatactttttttttcaaaatacatacacatttaaaaatgaCAATACAATATGACCGACCGAAATAGAAcacaataaagaaaacaatactACACACAATTATCCAAGGATAACCTAAAAATCACAAACACAATTCTTGTCCAGGACGTTAATCTGAAAATTTaagaatatgatggttagaacTGGTCAATTTACGACGGGGGAGGGAGGGAGTAAGAGGTGGAAAGTAACAACAAAAGGAATGTTCGTCTTGGAACTCTGTCGTTGCGTTAGTCTTCAAGAAAGTATACACTCCCTAGAGCAAGCCTTTACTTTCTGGATCGCTAGATGGACCACTAGGAAGCTATGACACCGATGGAACATTGAGTTTCGTAAGTTCCTGCGAGTGATGGATCAACATTCCGTGTCATCACACAACTTCTTGCCAATGTTGGGCAACTTGGAGTACATTGTCATTGGTCTCTGCGAGTTCCTACACCCTATATGGGTTATATGCAGCAAGCCACAGTTCAATAGGTGGTACATAGTCTGGGGTCCTGGTCCACACTTGGAGAACCCATTTCTTGTTGTTCCCTTTGCATTTCCCTGACCTGAGTGCAGTCTGTTATAACGAGCCATGTAAACATAAAACATTTGTTATCAGATCTTAatacagtttttttcttctttattatatccatacgacatacgataCCATAGTTgcgtgaagaaccaagtgcgcacgcgcaaactcaacGACGCCAGGTCGCCTattgtttgtgtaaggtatgtgTGAATGCGAGGAGTCGtgaaacgaccgcggtaccacgggttcggcttttgaagtcccttcgttcgagctccttctcttccttcctctaTCGTAATGACTAAACAAAACCGAATATTCAAGCCAATCATTCGTACTGCCTACGattgaaattgtttatttaatttacctTTCCAACTAAACATGACTACGAAACATTAAGGCCATTAATGTTCTCAAAATCGCAAATTGAATGTTGCTCAGATTCTGAAACTCCCTTGACACCTACTTATGCTTCACAATTTTCAATACACACTTTGAATGAATATCATGAACATCAATATCATATTATCTTATCAtaccttttgaaataatttagtaTTACGTCAGCCAACGATGCAACGCGTGGTTAGGTTGCTTGTACATACCAAATCTAGGGGAGGAATCCGTATAAAGGCCTGACCAGGCTCTCTGCTTGGCTCTTAATCTCTTCAGAGTTTGAGGAAAGCAGATGTTTCGTCTTGTTCAAAATCTTCATCACTACTAAATCTCAACCTGTGACTTTGTATTACTCCAGACAATCTACAAGTAGTAAGTTTCCTGCACTTGGCCTTTTTCGGAAGTAAACATTCTGGGTTCACTATGGAACAAGCTATCGTCGTGCAAGCGTATGTAATGATGGCACAGGGTTCCGTTGGTATAGCTGGAAATCTTCTTGTGTGTTTGACAATTGCAAAAACTAAATCAATGCACAATGTAACGAACGGCTTTCTCTTCAACCTGGCTTCGGTAGACGCTTTCGTTTCACTCATGGCTTTCTTACAGCCATACCTAGAACATCATTTTGGTTCCAAAATCACTGCATTTGGATACTGCACTCCATCATTCGTCTACAACTTCGCCTGCAATTTCATCACGACATGGTTCGTGAGAAGTTTTTTTACTTGCTCAATACTGAGTCTGACTTTAGCAACCCTCGAACGCTACATTGGGATCATTCACCCATTCCAGCATTCAAGTTTCTTTACAAGAAGAAAGATCATTATTTTGCTGTGTTCCGTCTGGGTGATTTCTTTTCTTACTGAGACACCGTTTACAGTAGCCTTTATCACCCTGTACGTATCCGATAACTGCACATTAGCAACAAACGACAAGTACCCAGGTTTGCTTGTACAAGAAGTAGTGAAATCATTCGCGACATTTGTATTGCCTTGCATTGTACTGGCTTTTATGTACATCAAGATCATGATCAATTTGAAGTCAGGAGCTCAACATCTTGAAGAACAAGGAGTCCAGGGGCCACCTCAAGAACTGTATCGAGCTCACAAGAAAGTCACCCAAGCTCTTAGCTTCGTGATAGGAGCCTTCTTCATTCTCATTTTGCCAGGTCAAATCTTGAAGCTCGTTATAGTTTACACTGGACAGTTTGGTGGTGATCGAAGATTATCATCTTTTGTCTCTAGAGTCTCATCCACAGTGATAATGACGAACTCTGCCATAAATCCAATCGTATATGGATTCAAATACACCCAGCTACGTAGAGCCTGTATTGCCATCATATGCCCATGTAGTACACGCTGTAACAGGTCCAACCAAGTTCAACAAGACGTTCAAGGCACAACTTAAAAATAGTCGATTCAAAGAGCTGTACACTGAATGTTTCTGCCACAAAGTTAATTCTGAAATGCTCTCATAGcagttttaaaggcaaggtTAACATTTTGATTTTAGAAGCGACTAATTGGTTTAATCATGTATAAAtgtagttgtacatgtatacaataacGTTTAACTTTCAACGTTTCATTTGATAATGTGTTTCTTAAcgattttgagatatcgccgaaagtACGGAGTGAATTTTTCCAGGTAGGTAAAACTGTTCTTTTGATATGTTCCTGAGCCACTATTTCCCCCATTGGTTATGTAATTaagtttaagttttaatttactTATTGTTGTAATATGTTTGCTTAGAACTGCTACTGGCTTCCTTTAAAATCCTAAGACCCACTTGTTTCTTAAATGTTTGTACTGCCTTCCAGGTTTTAGTTACAGTTTGGTTTAAGTTTACTCTATACTGTAGCTTGTTTGCTTAGATTTGCTTCTGGGTGGTCCAGGTTTTAGGGATGGTTCATTTCCAGATTTTTTagtgtgtttttataattgtattgctGGTTTTAATTTCTGAGGTTTGTTAATGATTtattactttgttttgtttagcctttgattttttgttcttaaatttttatttatgttttcgttattattattgttacttacATTGGCACCATCGCTAAGGTTGTCACCCGGACAGAAACACTTTCTCCCAGATTAGAAGGGCTTCAgggtataaatgaaaaaaagagaGGTAGAAACCAAGAGTTTAATgacttgacgtttcgaccctcgCAAAGTATTCCCCAAAGGCtacatgacaacacaacaaacattaaCAGGCATAAGTGTAACAAGCAATCAAGTGGGAATACATGAATAGAAAGAGGAAGAGAGAGTCCAAAGGAAAGCAGCAATAAGCAAAGGGGGGTTAACAATGCAAAGAGAGACAAAGACGGGGAGGGAAAGGGGActggtttgaccacaagaagatggaaacacgaaagacaatatcaaaataatgtgGGAAGAGGGGAAAAAAGTTATTACCAGTAAATGCGGCAGGGTAAACATTGGGACATCTGTGTGTACAAAAATTTGGCAAACATAAAAGGTTTTTAGCCGTTCCTTTtctggatgttcagaccatggggttgaacgATCTGAATGCGCCTAATATCCACTGGTTCTCTCTATAGACGAAAAGTCCCTGTGTGTTTACCTAGTACCTTATTTGTCCTGTACCATCATGTCAGAAGTAGAGTGATTatgaagattgaagtgatgtcTTACAGCTGTATTCAGCTTTAAAGTGTTGAATGTTGATCTatggccgtagaaacgcctctttGGTGTAGTTCTTGTTGCAACCTTAGATTAATTTACAAGATATGAGATACATGAGATTAGTGAAGTGGGTGTCACGACTCCTCTGTCTAATGGTTGGTTCCATCGGTGTTgctggtgaaggagtccgattcgctgatgtgttgtctacagacgatgcaGTTGGAAATGTGTGAACATTTGAAAGTACCCTGTGGTATATCGAGATTAACAGTATCAATAATGCGAGGGACGTCTGAGCAGATAATGAGATCCCTGAGATTGGGGGCTTAGGGGCTTGAGGGCTTGGGGGGCATCTGTAGGCATCTATGATCGGTtgtttgattaattgattgagtttattcgtatacttttttttttcaaaatacatacacatttaaaaatgaCAATACAATATGACCGACCGAAATAGAAcacaataaagaaaacaatactACACACAATTATCCAAGGATAACCTAAAAATCACAAACACAATTCTTGTCCAGGACGTTAATCTGAAAATTTaagaatatgatggttagaacTGGTCAATTTACGACGGGGGGGGGGAGTAAGAGGTGGAAAGTAACAACAAAAGGAATGTTCGTCTTGGAACTCTGTCGTTGCGTTAGTCTTCAAGAAAGTATACACTCCCTAGAGCAAGCTTTTACTTTCTGGATCGCTAGATGGACCACTAGGAAGCTATGACACCGATGGAACATTGAGTTTCGTAAGTTCCTGCGAGTGATGGATCAACATTCCGTGTCATCACACAACTTCTTGCCAATGTTGGGCAACTTGGAGTACATTGTCATTGGTCTCTGCGAGTTCCTACACCCTATATGTGTTATATGCAGCAAGCCACAGTTCAATTAGGTGGTACATAGTCTGGTGTCCTAGTCCACACTTGGAGAACCCATTTCTTATTGTTCCCTTTGCATTTCCCTGGCCGGAGTGCAGTCTGTTATAACGAGCCATGTTATCCGACGATGATCCGTACCTGAAGGGAGTGACTCGCGAGGATTGATGGCGTTTTTTTTGGCCGGTTCtgtagggttttttttttccacatgaAAATCGGAAGTGTAAAAGGTGAGTTGTGATTGACTTCTTCATTTACTGCTTGTGGTGTTTTCATGGAAATATCaaagcatatttttacattttcagcGATTTTCCTGTCattagcggtggttcaaaatatgggtattagcacacaagagtggttggtattcaattgtgtttttcgttttgGTGGGCGAACGCGTACATATTTTTTATCAGAtctcaaaacagtttttttcttctttattatatccatacgacatacgataCCATAGTTGCGTGAAGACATTTTCTGAAGCTTTCTTCGTTCTTAAAAAGAGGGGTTGGCTGGCGTGGATGGGGTTTAAAGGAGAGGCGAAACGGGGAAAGTCAACAAATTACGTTGAAGGGGATCTGATTTCATACAGTGGAAACATCATGAGCGGGTTGTTTCAGTTAAGGTTTTGAAGAAGAATAAGACCGAGCATTCAACAGACTTCCAACAATAACCACCAATTAATATGCACAAACATGTCGTTACTGAACAATTAGTACAACACGGCAAGTTTTAACCCAGACAAAATTAAGTATTTGGACTAGTCATGCCGATAATCCTTACTGCATTAATTCTATTGTTCAATTCAACgtggattccccccccccaaaaaaaaacgcAATTAAAAGTAGATCAAATATCATAGAAAGACTAGTAAACACATAATACATTAAAAATTAGTCATTGATCATACTGAGAggtaattttctttttcttttgccatttaattgttgtcctttcgtaaattatttttttgatcGGATCCTGTAACTCCCTTGGTACCATTTTTGGACACACAAGCTACACTAATGCTATTTATGGTAGTGTGGTATTGCGTCAACTGACGATGCAACGTACGGTTAGGTGACCTGTACATGCCATATCTAGGGGAGGAATCTGTATAAAGGCCTGATCAGGCTCTCTGCTTGACTCTAAATCTCTTCAGAGTTTGAAGGAAGCAGATGTTTCGTTTATTTTAAAACCTTCATCAATACTAAATCTTAACCAGGGACTTTTTTACTCCACACAATCTACAAGCTGATAGTTTCCTGCACTGGGCCGTAGTCTGAAGTTTAAATATCACAACAGAGTTGATTTTTACTTGTCACTATGGAAGAAATGAATGCCAAGCTATCATCTGTAATGACGGCACAGGGTTGCGTTGGTGTAATCGGGAATCTTCTAGTGTGTTTGACAGTTGCAAAAACTAAATCAATGCATAATGTAACAAACTGCCTGCTTTTTAACCTGGCTTCGGTAGACGCCTGCGTTTCAGTTATTGCCTCCTTGGAACTTGTCATTGGACGTTATTTCCTTCTCAGAATCGGTTTAGTCGGTTACTGCTCCCCATCATTCATTTACAACTTCGCCTGCCATTTCTTCATCAAATGCTTCGAGAGAAGTTTTTTTACATGCTCAATACTGAGTCTGACTTTAGCAACCCTCGAACGCTACATTGGGATCATTCACCCATTCCAGCATTCAAGTTTCTTGACAAGAAGAAAGATCATTATTTTGCTGTGTTCCGTCTGGGTGATTTCTTTTCTTACTGAGATACCGTTTTCCGTAGCCTTTACCATCCTGTACGTATCCGATAACTGCACAATACCAACAAACGACAAGTACCCAGGTTTGCTTGTACAAGAAGTAGTGAAATCATTCGCGACGTTTGTATTGCCTTGCATTGTACTGGCTTTCATGTACATCAAGATCATGATCAATTTGAAGTCAGGAGCTCAACATCTTGAAGAACAAGGAGTCCAGGGGCCACCTCAAGAGCTGTATCGAGCCCACAAGAAAGTCACACAAGCTCTCGGCTTTGTCGTAGCAGCCTTCTTCATTCTCATTCTGCCAGGTCAAATCTTAAAACTCTCTATAACTTACACAAACACATTTGGTGGTAATTACCGTTTAGCAAATCTTTGCGCAAAAATATCTGCCACAATGATAACGACGAACTCTGCCATAAATCCAATTGTATATGGATTCAAATACACACAGCTACGCAGAGCCTGTATTGCCATCATATGCCCATGTAGTAAACGCTGTAACAGGTCCAACCAAGTTCAACAAGACGTTCAAGTCACAACTTAAAAATAGTCGAGTCAAGGAACTGTACATGGAATGTTTCAGTCAAAAATTCTGAAATGACCTCAGAGTAATTGATGACTACATTGGGTTAAGAGTTTTATAGTAGTATAACATTAACTACCTTGTAGAAACATTGATGTAAAAAAGTATTCATTATCCCACATAAATCAAAATGGTGAAGCCGTTTTCGTAGACACTCCTTCAGTCTTATCAGTTACCCAATTTATCACTATGAACATGATTTTTACTGTCATGGTTGATATAATTATTCAAATATAAGGCCTTACTAagtaaaaaatatgtaaatagtTGATACCAGGTACTCTGAACACAATAAAAACTACCTTTATTACGAGTCTTGATGCCGGTTATTTTGGATCGTTCCCAAAACGCGATTATAGCTAACTGTTGTGGTTTCCATGTTGTGCAAGCAACCCTTTCAATATGCATTATGGCGTTCGTGTGGTCTCTTGTAATTAACCTTGTTATAAGCCTCAATCCCTAGGATAGTCATTAGGCCATGAATATTATCGCATATTATTTCTTGT contains the following coding sequences:
- the LOC117301084 gene encoding neuromedin-U receptor 2-like — protein: MEQAIVVQAYVMMAQGSVGIAGNLLVCLTIAKTKSMHNVTNGFLFNLASVDAFVSLMAFLQPYLEHHFGSKITAFGYCTPSFVYNFACNFITTWFVRSFFTCSILSLTLATLERYIGIIHPFQHSSFFTRRKIIILLCSVWVISFLTETPFTVAFITLYVSDNCTLATNDKYPGLLVQEVVKSFATFVLPCIVLAFMYIKIMINLKSGAQHLEEQGVQGPPQELYRAHKKVTQALSFVIGAFFILILPGQILKLVIVYTGQFGGDRRLSSFVSRVSSTVIMTNSAINPIVYGFKYTQLRRACIAIICPCSTRCNRSNQVQQDVQGTT